AGCCTATTATTCTATTTATATAGCGGCACAACGAGTGTTGGCCTAAAATATGTAACTGTtgatttttcgggctcaccaacaaaatcCTAACTGTTGGTTTttctggctcaccaacaacccttacaaagaaaataaatagtTCAGAAATTTAAAGCTCCTTAAATGACCAAACAAAACTATCATGCtctaaagaggaagaaaaagaatgatGTCGCGTGAAGGTGCTttgcttttcttccttgctGAGATTGCTTCATGCTTTAATGGGTTGGTTGAGCTCTTAAATGCACTTGAAATCTTAGCTCAGCACTCTTCTTTTTGGCCTTAACTGAAGCAATGGATAAACTCTTGGTTTGcaagctttttttttgaatgcacACTTAATATTCCAAAAAGGTTCTTCTCCCAGATCAATAGTGGCTCTAAAACACCTCTCCAACCTCTAAATAgccgttactagccgttggattgaagaaaataACCATTTATAGCCGTTGGAGACTTCAAAAAAGCTTCTGCGCAACTAGTCGTTAGGCTGTCAGACGAGctgaggtcgactcaaacatatTTGGGGTTGGCTCGATCAGTGGTTGCAGAAGAATAAGCTTTTTGTCATGACTGGTGGGGTTGACTTGAACTTCTGGTGGGGTCGACTTGAATTCATGCCAGTGTTCAGGGCGTGCCGGGGTCGGCTCCaaattttctggggtcgactcgaaaccTGTGCCAGTGCCAAATCGTTCCAGGGTTGGCTCCAGAAACTCTTGAATCGACTCTAACACAGATTCTTTGCCTCTTTAAGTTATATTTGTGCTTATAACCGAACTTCTTAAACTAGAATCATAGCAAATCATTTCTTTTCACTTAGGATCCTTAGCACATGAATTTTTCATCTCTTTAATCTTGGAAAAGATAGAATTACACTACAACCAAGAAAACTTGACTCTTAAGTCTATCAATCTGAAATTTAGGCCTTTCCTCAAGTTCATCTAAAGATTTTACCTTTTGTTGAGTTCTTGCAAGTTCTTCTAATTGAACAGCAAAGCTTATCAAGAACATTCCAAAGATTTTACCTTTTGTTGAGTTCTTTCTTCCTTAAACATTTATATACTAAATCATCTGAAATACTTAATTTAAAAGCATTAGTACAACAATAtgacctcaatggctttgtaaacatcaaaatcataCTAGGGTCAACAGGATTAATTCTTTCATGTGTGAGAGGATGAGAGCCTTGACTTGGTCAAAGATCTCATCCGCAAGAAGGATCTTGTGTGCGGCTGAAACTTTTCTTCCTAGCTTCCATTTGCACGGCCAAGAAGAGGTTCCACATAGGTCTAGGCTTAGGTGGCAAGGTGTTTAGGTAGTTAATCAAgagatttgaattttaaaagagtCCTTATGTGGTTAGAAATCTAGATAAATTCTAAATTGTAACTCCTATCTTTTGCCAACCTCTCTTCATATATAAGAGAATGTTTGATGAATAAAATCAGatcaaaaaattttagaaaaattgtCAGTGACTCTTGAGAGAGTCCTCACATAAAGGAGAGAGTTCTTCAGCTGTGAGATGCCAAGTTGGCGAGAAAAGAGGGTGAGACACCTTTTTCTTCCGCCTAGGTTtgggtttttgagggggtgAGACTCTTCCTCAATTTTCCATAATTATCCCACCCAATTACCACCACATTGACCAATTCTAtagagtcctaatccaattgggactCATCCAAATCAGCCACGTCTTCATTCAATTCAGATCAAGAACTAAATTAAATCCAAAGGCCAAACCCAAATTCAGCCGCCACCCTTCAATTGGCACCAATTTCTTTGACCGGGTCTAATCCAATGGAGCCCAAATCAAGATTATCTTGAGTCCacatttcttctcccttccatcCATTTgaagccctagcctccattgtcattaccaagaaaaaaaaaagagagaaacatTCAACTACCATTATcattatcaaagaaaaaaattatgcgAACAGAGCagctgactgggtcgcctcttacGTCGCCCGGCACTCCGGAGAGTTCCTTTGGACATCTGTAGCTAATATCCCCATCTTTTTGTACACTTTACTTTTTTTGAATttggctggatgtactcaagctagagctatatgaattgccgttttcataatatatatatatatatatatatatatatatatatatatatatatatatatatatatatatatatatatatatatatatatatatatatatatatatatatatatatatatatatatatatatatatatatatatatatatatatatatatatatatatatatatatatatatatatatatatatatatatatatatatatatatatatatatatatatatatatatatatatatatatatatatatagaggaaCCCATCCCGACTGCATCATTTTGGATACCAACTTACTACGAAACCTATTGAAATACATCTCAGCGACGGGGGCGTGCACGGTCACGCTAGTGCAGGCAGCGCGGCATACAAGTTCTTCCCCCTTTTTGGTGGGCCCGGGAGGGCTGGGGGTGGGTCCCCCTTTTTGGTGGGCCCGGGAGGGCTGGGGATGGGTCCCCTGTAGCTCTCCCCCCTGCTATTATTCTGTAGCGTCCCCCTTCTGCTATTATTAAGATATTTTGCACTCTGtgaattctatttttttcttttgtttgggtAAGCCAGGTTGGAGAGAAGCGAGAAAAAGGGAAGCCGGAGGATCGAGAAAATAGAAGACAATAAGAGAAAAGGAAGATCCCTTCTCTCCCAATGTCTCCTCCACCTAAGGAATGAAGGATAAAGAGGATTAGCAAAACCTCCTCTCTGTTTCTCTTCCTTCCATCCCTTGCCTGACCGTCCAAACTGAGGATTATGACCCTCTCCTCCTCACTCCTAAACAAATGAGAGATTCTAGTTCTCTCCTCTCTACCCCTTGCCTTCTCTGCCAACCTCGTATCATCAAAGATCGAGACGGCCATGCACAAGAAAGAAAGGTGAAAGATTAATGCTTCAATTAAATGTTAGCAACTTTATCTTTAAATTATTCGATATTTTGTTTTGGTTTTCCTTTTCTGTGGTCCGAAAGGGCAAAAAAATTTCTTGTCCTGACCTCCGCTGAGAGCATATGAATCCAGAATCATACCCCGCGCAAATCAGCATCCTATAGCTTCTTtcgaccattttttttttttcataaaaccaATTGATTCGTCGACAAAATCACGCTCTCCCGCAGTGAAGGGTTCACAAATTCGAGGTGATTGGAAAGGTGATGATGCTGCTGCTGTTTGTCGGAGATGAAGTGGAAAGGGAGACGGTGAGGACGTGGGAAACCCCTAGATTTTGCGCCGGAGATTCTGCGATTCTTGCTGGAGAAGGCGACGAAGAGATGGAATTGGTCCGGGCACGCGGTGGCTGCCTCAACTCATGCCGCCGAAAGCAAAGACAAGTCGACGGTCAAGACGCGGAGTCACATTGACCAAGTTCGTCGTCCTTTTTCTCAGCCACTCACGCGTATATTAGTCGGCCTCATCTGGAGTCTCCCAGAGGACCGCATGTGTTCTCTTTCCGACCAATTTCCAACCATCTTCCGTGCATGACCGGTTTAATTACTTATGGCTTCCTCCTTTCTCGATTCATATATCCCTCCATACTTCACCTCCTTTTTTGAGGATCATTGCATTGATAAATTCTTACGCACTTGTCCCCCGTCCTGCCTTCCATCTACTCTGCCTACTGTAGAGCCAGCCTATTGAACTATGGCTTCGAAACCCAATCCTAAGCTCCCGGAAGAGCAGCAGCAAACAATATCGCCGCAGCCACCGAGCAGCAGTCGATTCAGGGCACTGATCACCCAATTATTCAATCTGCTCCCTGCCGTTGGTTTCCTCTTCCTCACCGTCAATGTGATCGCCGCTGCTTACCACGCTCGCCAGGATCCTGGAACCCTTGTGTTCGTGCTCTGGTCCTATGTAAATCTGTTGCTGCTATTCTTGTGCCTCAAAAAATTTGAGAGCCTTGAAGCGGACTCTCCGCCTGAGAAGAGGGAGAGACTTAAAGTGGCTATCTGGGTGCTTGCCACCGCCCTCAACCTCACTTTCGCCTGGCGAGTGGCGGGGATAATGCCATTAGCGCTGGCCGTAGTCATCTGGGCAATGGCTGCCCTTGTTGCTGTTGCTGGGTTCTACGGTCTCTTCATTTACAAGGATGGGAATGGTAATTGTATTGAGAACAGCGACTTTGGCAAGGCTCGCCTCCGCGAGCTCTCCCCGGAAGAAAAAGTTTAGCCTGTCCCAAGGTAGACATGCAATCCActataatatatttcaaaataaaatattactgaAAAAATAAACTTAATTCAACGAATGTCTTCATGAATGTGCGAAGGATCACTTTGAAAGTAGTAATTCATGTATTTAAGTGGTTCATATATTTGGGTTTTCTATGTACATTTAAGTGGTTCATGTATTTGGATTTTCTATGTGCCTATAAGTGGTTCATGTATTTTGGATTTTCTATGTGTATCTAGAAGTCCTATAAATATTATGTAagtcttgtggttttggcaaGGGGCAAGAGCCAAAGTGAATAGAAAAAATTTGAAGTATTTCGCCTCTTCATCCTTGCTTCTCTAAAGAAATCTCTCTTCCTATATTCGAACAAACTACTATCAGAGCTCtagtttcttgatcctatagcCAATTCTACCTTCCTATTTCAATTTTCTCGCCTTGCAAAAGAGAATTATGAGAATTGGTGCATTTGTATGAAGGCTTTGCTTGGATCGCAAGATGTGTGGGAGATTGTGGATAGAGGCTATGAGGAGCCTTGTGAAGAAGCTACGATGAGTCCTACTCAAAAGCAAACTCTATAGAGAATGTGGAAGAAGGACCAAGAAGCTCTCACTCTCATCTATCAATGTTTAGATGAAGCCATATTCGAGAGAGTAGCTAATACGACTACTGCCAAACACGCATAGGAGATCTTACAAAACTCTTACAGAGGAGTTGATAAAGTGAAGAAAGTGTGCCTTCAAGTGCTACAAGAATATTTTGAAGGTATACAAATGCAGGAATTCGAGTCTATTGCGGATTTCTTTTCGAGGCTGTTGGCTATAGTGAACCAAATGAAGAAGTAGGAGAAAGATTGGAGGATGTCCAGGTCATTGAGAAAATTCTTCGCTCGTTGTATTCGAAATTCGATTATATCGTCGTAGCCATCGAGGAGTCCAGAGATTTGGAGACTATGATGGTTGATCAACTTATGGGTTCGTTACAAGCCCATGAAGAGATAGTaaacaagaagaaagaggagacgAATGAGCAAGTTCTAACCACTAGGCTCTTAGtgaaggagaaggaaggggAGCGTGAGAAAAATCAATGAGGAAGAGGATGTGGACGTGGACAAGGtcgagggaggaggaagaggaagaggaagaggtggCTAAGGCAATCAAAACTCCAACAATGAAGAAAGGGAGCATTCCTCAAGAGGACGTGATAGAGGAAACTACACAAGGCAAAATGATAAGTCCAAAGTTTGGTGTTACAATtgccaaaagaatgggcatTATGCTCGGAAGTGTTGGAGTTCTCCTAGCAATATTGAAGAGAAGACTAATTATGTAGAGAATGGACGAGCCAACTCCAGCAGATAGCAAGTCGACCCAAGAACAGTCTCAAAGAATAGATAGaaagtcaaagaatttatcGCATTGGCGAGTTAACCCATAAAATACATGCTCGACTCTAGTCTAAAGAGTGATGTTGGAAGTAAATTGAATCTTCCTAAAATTTGATTCACTGGAAAGCACATAAAGGAAGGAGTCGACCCCTAATTGGACATACAAAAAAGACAGAGCTAGAAAAATCATCGCTTTGGCTTGTCGACCCATAGGAATCATGAGTTGACTCCAGTCAAACAAGATTAGACCCTAGAAACATACAAGTCGACCTCTGAAACACcatagtaaaaaaataaaaaacagtaGAACTTAATCTGTTGAATAGTCCACCCAAGAAAGCAATGAGTTGACCCAAGATATCTGACGAGTCAACCCCTGAACTGAAAGAGCCGACTCCACAATGTCTATAGTAAAAAGACAGAGCGCAACAAAAGCTACAACAACTACGAGATGACTCCTGAAGATCACCAGTCGACTTCTAAAAATCTTAAGTCGACCCTAGGAAATGGTGAGTCAACCCCTCTGCGTCTGACAATAGTAATATCTAGTTTTTCTATGAGTCACAATAGTTGTTTTTCATTTCACAATGGCTCTTTACCTGTCTAATGATTGGAAGAGTGTTCCAACCATCTCCAAAAGTATAAATGCATAGGAacagcaaagaaaaagaagagcctaagcactacaaaaaaaaatctacaagaacaagaaagagaaagaaaaagaagagagcttCAAAGAATAAATCATTCAAGAACATTTATAGAGAGTTGAATGATCACATCTTCTACAACTGAAAGTTGGTGAAGTGCATTCAAAGATCATTCCATGCCAACCAACAGAGTCCATCtccattttttattttgaatttattGTCCTGGAGTTGTATTCATTGCTTCAGTACTTACttttttctattctttattGTAACAAGTTTTAGAGATTGAAATTTGGAGAAAAGTCCATCCAAATCTTAAATTGGATTGAAAAAGTTTTGGttgattttctaaaaaaatcaaTTAAGTTGATTGGGAGCCCGAGTAAAGCAATCAGTCTagattttagttgattttctaaaaaaattaactaGATTGATTGTGAACCCATAAGAAACAATCAGTTGAAGGTTTTGATTGATTGCCCGAAAAAATCAATTGGGTTTGGTCGTGAATccgaaaaataactatgctataATTTGGGTTATAGATTTAGTAAAATTTCTAAGAAGAAAGTCTTGGAGATTATAGGTGCAGAGTTAGCATCAAAccactataatttttttatattgatGTTGATTATTTTACTTGTATTTATCTTTAACATATTTTCTTATTAGTTTGCTACTAAAGTATATCTTGTTCTGTCAAGTTTTATACCTCTATATTTAGTAAAAGTTTtcgaaaaatccaattcacactCTCTTGGACTGCATAGATGGCAACAATGCGAGCATTTAATGGTTGGCTGCCTCTCTACTCACACCGATCAATGCTTCCTAGCCATTCACCCAATAGGAGATGGACATTCTTGGACTCTTTCTATCTAACTGAGTAAAAGAAATTCCTAATAGTGGCC
This portion of the Phoenix dactylifera cultivar Barhee BC4 chromosome 11, palm_55x_up_171113_PBpolish2nd_filt_p, whole genome shotgun sequence genome encodes:
- the LOC103718967 gene encoding uncharacterized protein LOC103718967, which codes for MASKPNPKLPEEQQQTISPQPPSSSRFRALITQLFNLLPAVGFLFLTVNVIAAAYHARQDPGTLVFVLWSYVNLLLLFLCLKKFESLEADSPPEKRERLKVAIWVLATALNLTFAWRVAGIMPLALAVVIWAMAALVAVAGFYGLFIYKDGNGNCIENSDFGKARLRELSPEEKV